One genomic window of Candidatus Baltobacteraceae bacterium includes the following:
- the mqnC gene encoding cyclic dehypoxanthinyl futalosine synthase: MSSLADLLDRAATGGRLTFDEGVRIYNEADLHDLGAAAHARRMQLYPSNVVTYVIDTTINYTNVCNVHCTFCAFFRPENHKEGYTMSHDKVLERVKFAADQGATQIMIQGGVNPELRLDWFETLFERVQREYPGVDIHSLSVSEIVGLASVEEMPTREVLARLKAAGMKSLPGAGAEILVERVRKRISARKVQPDRWLGVMREAQQLGMPTTATMMFGSIETAEERVEHMHVLRELQDETGGFTAFIPWYYVPFKTPLRGREATGLEYLRVLAVSRLYMDNFPHLQASWLTPGLKMGQLALFYGCDDMGGTIIEEQVVHDAGSTNEATRRDLENLIRTAGFVPVIRDTYWNLRDDVALATA, translated from the coding sequence GGCGTGCGTATCTACAATGAGGCCGACCTCCACGATCTCGGTGCGGCCGCGCACGCGCGCCGCATGCAGCTTTATCCGAGCAACGTCGTGACGTACGTGATCGACACGACGATCAACTACACCAACGTTTGCAACGTGCATTGCACTTTCTGCGCGTTCTTCCGGCCGGAGAACCACAAGGAAGGCTACACGATGTCGCACGACAAGGTGCTCGAGCGCGTGAAGTTCGCCGCCGACCAGGGCGCGACGCAGATCATGATCCAGGGCGGCGTGAATCCTGAGCTGCGTTTGGACTGGTTCGAAACGCTCTTCGAGCGCGTGCAGCGCGAGTACCCCGGCGTGGACATTCACTCGTTGTCGGTTTCGGAGATCGTGGGTCTGGCCAGCGTCGAGGAGATGCCGACGCGCGAAGTGCTGGCGCGGCTGAAAGCCGCCGGGATGAAGTCGCTGCCGGGCGCCGGTGCCGAGATCTTGGTCGAACGGGTCCGCAAGCGCATCTCGGCACGGAAAGTGCAGCCCGACCGCTGGCTGGGTGTGATGCGCGAAGCGCAGCAGCTGGGCATGCCGACCACGGCGACGATGATGTTCGGGTCGATCGAGACCGCCGAGGAACGCGTCGAGCACATGCACGTTTTGCGCGAGCTGCAGGACGAAACCGGCGGCTTCACCGCCTTCATCCCGTGGTACTACGTGCCGTTCAAGACGCCGTTACGCGGTAGGGAAGCCACCGGGCTCGAGTACCTTCGAGTGCTTGCCGTGTCGCGGCTCTACATGGACAACTTCCCGCATCTCCAAGCGTCGTGGCTGACGCCGGGGCTGAAGATGGGGCAGCTCGCGTTGTTCTACGGCTGCGACGATATGGGCGGCACGATCATCGAAGAGCAAGTCGTGCACGACGCCGGCAGCACCAACGAAGCCACGCGCCGCGATTTAGAGAATCTCATTCGCACCGCCGGCTTCGTTCCGGTCATCCGCGACACGTACTGGAACCTCCGCGACGACGTCGCGCTCGCCACGGCCTAG